The window CAATCCGGCAATGCCTAATTCCTGAAAACGCTTCCGCCAATCTATAACGGTATTTGGTCTTATGTTTAAACTGCGCGCTATTTCCACTACAGGCGTGCCGGCAAGGCACCCCAGAATTATCTTCGCACGGCAAACCAATCGTGCTTCCAATGTCCTGCTCTTCGCCCGTTCCTCCAGTAATTTTCTCTCGCCTTCAGTGCATTGCAATTGTTTCGCTTTTCTGGACATAAACCCCTCCGGTCCGGAATTATACTATATACTCTTATTTCTGCAATTAAGCGGTAGATCGACCGTTTCCTGTCCTATCCGACGGGCCGACGGGATAACCTGATCGGCTTCATATAATTCTATTTCTGTTTCCCCGTTGAGTTCAACCAGTATATCAATTTCTTCTGGCGGAGGAACAACGAGAGTATCGGATAACCAGGGAACCAACCTTGATCGAAAAACAACCTGCCGCTTTCTTCTGATGATAGCGAACCAAACGAGTGAATAATTCGAAAGTTTCCCGATCAAGCACCACCGGCTCGTTGGTCCAGCTCAAAAGTGATACCAGGCTAACCGGACTATAACTATCCCAACGCCGATTCAGGTCGGTAGTCAGAGTTTCCCGTTCGGGAAAAAACGACCGGCATCGGTAGGACAGCTCGGTATCAGTCCAAGTATTAAAATCAAGAAAAGCCTGCTTCCCGGGGTGTCGGGAACGGAAAAAAAACGCGGAATGAATGATACCGATAATGACAATACTAAGTAAAACAGTAAAAAGTCTTTTCATTGGTATATTACCGGGATCGGGTGTTCACAGTGAATGCAGCAGTTGTCGCTGATGTTTACCGAACGAACCTGGTAGCCGTATCGTTCGATGACTATTTTCCCGCAGTCCGGGCAACGGGTATGGGCTGATTCGGCATCCGGACAGTTCCCCAGGTAGACATAAGCGAGCTTCCGCCGGGCGATCACATAGGCATTTTGTATTCTATCAAGGGGGGTGGGAAGTTCCGTAGAGCGAAAATGAGGAAAATACCGAGACAGGTGAAGAGGGATACCGGGATCCAGCCTGGCGATCCAGTCTACCAGACGTTCGACTTGGGTTTCGCTGTCATTAAGGCCGGTAACCAGGAGATTGGTCAATTCGAGGTGCACACCGTGGCGATGGGTACAGGTAATGGTGTTGAGAACCGCTTCCAGGGAACCTTTACACTGTTTTCGGTAAAAGTCCTCATCCATGGCCTTAAGGTCGATATTCATCGCATCGATCAAGGGAAGGATTTGCATAAGAGGCTTCTCTTCGACATAACCGTTCGTTACCAGAACATTTTTTAGGTTGCGTTTGCGGACTTCTAAGGCGGTGTCCTGGACAAATTCCCAACAGATGAACGGCTCGTTGTAGGTAAAAGCCACCCCTACCGATGCAACGCGCACCGCTTCCTTAACCACTCGTTCCGGTGAAATCTCCCCCAAGGACAGCGTGTCGGGTGAAACCTGAGAGATTTGCCAGTTTTGGCAAAAAAAACACCTGAGGTTACACCCCACGCTTCCCAAAGAAAGGATGAGACGGCCGGGGAAGAAATGATAAAAGGGTTTTTTTTCAATTGGGTCGACGGCGATCGAAGACAGCCTCCCATAGGTCCGGGCGACCAGTTTTCCATCGCAATTGCTTCTCACCCGACACAACCCGCTATTTCCCTTTGAAATAAGACAATGGTGCGGACATAACTCACACTCTACAGTCACAGAGTCGATTGTTTTCCAAAATGCTGCTTGTTTCACTCTATTCCCCCTTCTCCTTCATCGTCTTCCTGATAGCGATCGACGGTGAACCGCCTGATAGTGACGGGAACGCCACTGGGAATTCCGGCTTTCCGACGGGCGATACTCAATTGTTCTTCCGCCGTATCCACGCCCTCTAGATCAGGCAAGAGTACTCCCCGGAGTCTTTGCCAGCCAACGATCACCCCGAATTTTTTAGGATTAAGAGTACTCAGGTCGGTGACTGTTTCGGATTTCGAAAGGATATCCACCGTAATAGCGACCGCGGACAACTCGCTTTTGCTCAATGGCTGAAAACGACGGTCCTCAGTTGCTGCGGAAACGGCGTTTTGAATAATCTCTTCAATCAGAGATTCACGACAAGGAAAGACCGTGCCAATACAACCCCGTAATTGGCCGTTTCTTTTCAAGCAGACAAAGGCCCCTCCCCGCTCTTTCAAAAAAGGTGGAAGAAGTTCTTTGGCGAGAGTTCCGACTTCCGCCTTTTCAAAATACGATTCAATCGCCCGGCGGGCCACGGCGCATACTTTTTTTGCTATTTCACGTCTTTTTCCCATGTTTTTCTCCTTTTTTCAGTCATATCCCCTCTAATCCGGCAGGTCCCGTTAGAAAAACTCACTCCTGACTCACTGATTCCCTGGATAAACGAGAACGCTCCGCTTCCAGAAAACGGTGGCCGATCACAACCGCCTGAAAGTCATCGAAAGGGATATTGGGAAACAGGAATGACAGGGGAAGAATCTTTTTCAATCCCCGAGGGGGGTATTCTCGAAAAAAGAGGGTTCTGGCTTCTTGAGAGCTGTTCCTCTCATCGACCAGGGTGTAGGGAATGTGTAAGTGGCGTAACGCCTTGATAATCTTTTCCCGGCCGGTGCTGTTCCCCACCGCTGCATGGAGACGAGGGTTACGTTGGGAAATCTCCACGAGATGGCTGGTGAAATCCTTCTCCCGAGAAATCGTGCGAAAAACCGTGTGGCCTTGGGAGTCAACCAACGCCAGTCCGATTTTTTCCCGGCCGGGATCGATAGCCAATATGAGTGTATCCATAGCGGTATTGTACACCGTTATGAGGGATCCCTTCAAATGGTCAGTGTTAAATCGAAAAAGCAGGGGGCGGCCATCGGTCTCTTGCTTTTTCGGCAGGTGGTCTATCGCTACATTTTTTCCCGACAGGTGTAGTGGGTATGCAGGAGATGATGAGCTTTTTCGCCGTTGGGTTCTCCCAGGAATTCATCGTAGAGGGTCTTGATGGCCGGGTTTTCATGGGATTTTCGTATGGCGAGACCCCGATCGACGTTATAAATAGCCTCAATTCGCTTCATCCGGATAGCGAGGTTGGTGGGAATCGGTTGCCCGCCGCCGCCGATACAACCGCCGGGACAGGCCATCACTTCGATAAAGTGATATTCCACTTCACCTGACCGGACGAGATCCATAAGCTTTCGGGCGTTACCGAGCCCATGGGCAACGGCAACCCGGACCAGAGTCCCCTTCATATCCACAAGTGCTTCCTTGACGCCTTCCATTCCCCGGACATCCATGAAGTCCAGCTTGGGGAGCGCATCACCGGTGAGCAATTCGTACACTGACCGGAGCGCCGCCTCCATCACTCCGCCAGTTGCACCGAACACCGCAGCAGCCCCACTGGAGATACCCAGCGGATCATCGAAATTTTCTTCAGGCATTTCCCGGAGGTCGATCCCCTTTTCCCGGAGCATCCGGGCGGCTTCCCGGGTGGTCAAGGTATAATTCACGTCCTGGTAGCCGGAGGCTTGCATCTCGTCCCGCTGGCATTCGTATTTCTTTGCCGTACAGGGCATGATGGAGGTCACGACAATATCTTTGGCTTCTACCCCGATCTTTTGGGCATAATAGGTTTTGGCCAGGGCTCCGAACATTTGTTGAGGGGACTTGCAAGTAGAGACGTTTTCGACCAAATCCGGATAAAAGTGTTCCATAAACTTGATCCAACCGGGGCTACAGGAGGTGATCAAGGGGAGTTTTCCGCCGGTTTTCAAGCGGGAGATGAATTCAGTCCCTTCTTCGATGATGGTTAAATCGGCAGCAAAGTTAGTGTCGAAAACTTTGTCGAAACCAAGTCGCCGGAATCCGGCGACCATCTTACCGGTGGATATGCTTCCGGGAGGAATCCCGAAGGGCTCGCCGATGCTTACCCGGATGGCTGGAGCGGTTTGCAGGATTACGATCTTTTCCGGGTCATCGATCGCTTCCCAGACCCGTTCCACATGTTCCACCTCGGTCAGGGCGCCGGTAGGGCAAGCGTGGATGCATTGTCCGCAGTTGATGCAGACACTCTCACCCAGGGGCAAGCCCAACGAGGGACTTACGTAAGACTCGAACCCCCGGTTGGCGAAATCGATGGCAAAGACGGTTTGAATTTCTGAACAGGTCCGGATACAGCGTCCGCAAAGAATACACCGGTTCAGGTCCCGCTTGACCGAAGGGCTGGAAAGGTCCACGTCGTGGTGTAATTTTTCGCCCTGAAAACGGATTTCCCGGGTCCCAAACACATAGGCCAGAGTCTGCAGTTCACAAGCCTGGTTCCGGTCACAAAGCTGGCAGTCAAGAGGGTGGTTGGACAAAAGTAGTTCCAAATTTGCTCGGCGGGCTTCCCGAACCTCCTTTGAAGTCGTCAACACTTCCATACCCGACCGGACCGGGGTCACACAGGAAGCGGCGAGATTCGGCTGTCCCTTGACTTCCACCACGCAGATACGGCAACCGCCATAGGGACTCAAGCCTTCCATGTAACACAGGGTGGGGATATGTATTTCCTTCATCCGGCACGCCTCGAGAATCGTGACCTCCTCCGGAACCTGGACTTCT is drawn from Atribacteraceae bacterium and contains these coding sequences:
- the amrS gene encoding AmmeMemoRadiSam system radical SAM enzyme, whose translation is MKQAAFWKTIDSVTVECELCPHHCLISKGNSGLCRVRSNCDGKLVARTYGRLSSIAVDPIEKKPFYHFFPGRLILSLGSVGCNLRCFFCQNWQISQVSPDTLSLGEISPERVVKEAVRVASVGVAFTYNEPFICWEFVQDTALEVRKRNLKNVLVTNGYVEEKPLMQILPLIDAMNIDLKAMDEDFYRKQCKGSLEAVLNTITCTHRHGVHLELTNLLVTGLNDSETQVERLVDWIARLDPGIPLHLSRYFPHFRSTELPTPLDRIQNAYVIARRKLAYVYLGNCPDAESAHTRCPDCGKIVIERYGYQVRSVNISDNCCIHCEHPIPVIYQ
- the amrA gene encoding AmmeMemoRadiSam system protein A produces the protein MGKRREIAKKVCAVARRAIESYFEKAEVGTLAKELLPPFLKERGGAFVCLKRNGQLRGCIGTVFPCRESLIEEIIQNAVSAATEDRRFQPLSKSELSAVAITVDILSKSETVTDLSTLNPKKFGVIVGWQRLRGVLLPDLEGVDTAEEQLSIARRKAGIPSGVPVTIRRFTVDRYQEDDEGEGGIE
- a CDS encoding NADH-dependent [FeFe] hydrogenase, group A6 → MAQVAVDIHQDKIQKLVTIILDGEEVQVPEEVTILEACRMKEIHIPTLCYMEGLSPYGGCRICVVEVKGQPNLAASCVTPVRSGMEVLTTSKEVREARRANLELLLSNHPLDCQLCDRNQACELQTLAYVFGTREIRFQGEKLHHDVDLSSPSVKRDLNRCILCGRCIRTCSEIQTVFAIDFANRGFESYVSPSLGLPLGESVCINCGQCIHACPTGALTEVEHVERVWEAIDDPEKIVILQTAPAIRVSIGEPFGIPPGSISTGKMVAGFRRLGFDKVFDTNFAADLTIIEEGTEFISRLKTGGKLPLITSCSPGWIKFMEHFYPDLVENVSTCKSPQQMFGALAKTYYAQKIGVEAKDIVVTSIMPCTAKKYECQRDEMQASGYQDVNYTLTTREAARMLREKGIDLREMPEENFDDPLGISSGAAAVFGATGGVMEAALRSVYELLTGDALPKLDFMDVRGMEGVKEALVDMKGTLVRVAVAHGLGNARKLMDLVRSGEVEYHFIEVMACPGGCIGGGGQPIPTNLAIRMKRIEAIYNVDRGLAIRKSHENPAIKTLYDEFLGEPNGEKAHHLLHTHYTCREKM